A stretch of DNA from Fibrobacter sp. UWB13:
GCACAACGCTTTACGACATCATCAACGCGATTTATCCATGCGGTTCCATCACGGGTGCGCCCAAAATTTCTACAATGGAAGTCATCTCAAACGCAGAACCGTTCCCGCGAGAAGTGTACTGCGGAGCCATCGGCTACATCCACGGCGACGAAATGATTTTCTCCGTACCCATCCGAATCTTGCAGAAAAAGCAAGGCGAATCGGAATACAGATACGATGCCGGCGGCGCCATCACGTGGGCATCTACCGCAGATGACGAATGGAATGAAACAATGACCAAAGCAAGTTTTTTAAATACCGATTTTTCGCTGATTGAAACAGGCATCACCGATTTCGAGATGCATCTTGAACGTTTGAGAAATTCCGCAAACGCGCTCGGCTTCACTTGGAACAGCGACCTTGAAAAAATCAAGTTCGATAGTTCTGTCGTGAACAGAATTGAGCTTTTTAAAGACGGTCATTTTGAACTCACGACAAGACCAATTCCCGCACCCAAGCAAGATCCAAAAGTCAAAATCGTACACAAAGTAAATTCATCCAATCCGTTCCTGTACCACAAAACGAGCATCCGCTTGCCATTCCCGAAAGACGTCTTTGACGAAATCTGCGTGAACGAGAAAGGCGAAATCACCGAAGGCACATTCACGAACATCGGCATTCTAAAAGACGGCATTATTTACACGCCACCTATCGAGTGCGGGCTTTTAAACGGCATCACAAGACAAAAACTTTTAAACGAAGGCAAAGCCAAAGAAAAAAATCTGTACCCGAGTGACCTCAAGACCGCCGAGAAAATCTACTGTTTCAATTCCGTCCGCGGCATTGTGGAAGTGACGCTCGACGAACGAGAACATAATTGAAATTGTGTATACCGATGCCGGAATAAATCCGGCATGACAAGTAAAAAGGCGGGCACAAGGCCCGCCTAACCCTAAACACACAACCTAGCGCAAACTTACTTCACAACCGCATTGGCGTGGCCTACGTAAATGGCCTGCAAGGCGCCAGCGAGATATGCAAGCGGAGCGTTCCAGTTGATGGCCACTTCGTTTGTCGCATAGCTGCAGCGGTTATCGATGTAAGCAAGTGCCGGCTTGTCTGCAACAGCGTAGTTCGGGCACTTCCAAAGTTCCTTGCCATCGAGGTTGATGTCCTGCTTGCCCAAGTGCGGACCGCCCACGAGCATGCCCGGGACCGGATCATCGACAAAGTCAGATTCGCTCACGCGATGGTGCGGGTTGCGCGGGCTTCTGTAGCCAAAGCCAGTCACGTACGTCATTTCAATCGGGTTCTTGCCCAAGAGGTAATCGAGGCACTGCTGGGCGCCATCCAAGTAGCTCTTGTCGCCCGTGATGTAATAAGCATGCAGCAACACGATTCCGTTGTTTGCCATGGCACTGTTACTGCCCCAGTTCCAGCTCGACGGAAGAGCCGGGAGTCTGTAAGCGCTCGTATCGCCAACCGCACGGAGTTCGTTTGCAGCGGCAAGCAAAGCCTTGCGAGCAGCACCACCGAGCTTTGCGCCAAAATCAGCAGAATCTAAAGCCACATGGTAAACAGCGAGCATGTTCACATCGCCCCACCACGGTCCATCGCTTCTGATCTTGTAAGCGCTTAAGTCGTTGAGGTAATTCTTCTTCTTTGTGGCGCGGAAAAGTTCTGTTGCCGCAAAGGCAAATTCATCCTTGCCGTCTTCGCCGCCATACGTATAGTCACCTGTCTGCACATCGGAAGGCTGCTTGTACAAAGCCTTCGGATTGTGCTTAGCCCAGTAATAGGCGGCACCAGAAGCCTTGAGCATGCGGTCTGCAAAAGCCTTGTCGAACGGAGCATACACGCGAGATGCCTGAGCCATCACTGCAGCAAAGTCAAGCGTTGCAGTCAAGCTCTTTTCAATCGCATAACGCTTGGCGCCATCAATTTCAGGCATCGTGCTAGAGCCAAACTTGAGCGACGTGAGCTTGTGATAAACGGCACCATCCTTGTCCTGCATCGAAAGCATCCAGTCCAGATTCCAGCGGATTTCTTCGAGGAGTGAAGGCATCTTCGGAAATTCACGCGGGATGTTCCACTGGAGCGTATCCATGAAAGCCGGGAAGTGTTCATAAAGTTCCAAGAGCGTAAACACAGTAATGCCCGAGTTCACGATGTACTTGCCATAGTCACCGGCATCGTACCAACCACGCTGCGACTTGATAATCTTCGGGTCGGCCTTCTTGGGAGCGGGCTTGCCCTTGGACTGAGCAACGACCGTCGCCGTCGGCAAATCTGTACCGTAAACAGTCACGCTATCGTCGATGTGGCCTGCCGCACGAGCCCACTTGCCTGCATAGCGCGTATCGAGAGCCATACCTGCACGCTGGTAGTAGAACCACTTGAGGGCGGCCTTTGTCAAATCTTCGTAAACATTCTCGCCTATCACGACCGGATTACCGATATAGCCGTCTCTGTACAGGCGGTACGTACCCGGTTTCTTGATCGAAGAAATATCATAGGTCTGGACTTCTTCGCCACTATAGTCCCAATCGTAAACCATCGGAGCTTCGAGCGTAAGCACCGTGTTGCCCGCCATGTCACGGACTTCGAGCGGGTTCGCATCGTTACCGGGAATGACGACCGTCTTTTCGGATTCGGGGGCAAAGCCAAGCTGGTTCACCAGGGGGATAGCCATTGTCGGCACAGCAAACGCTAACGCAGCTACTAGATGTTTACGCATAGAAAACCTCATTTTTGCTTAAAAAATACCTTTTCTTTTGTAAAAGCGTACCTCCACCACCCATTTTAATGTTTACTATAGGCAACGCTAAGTGTATCGAGTGTAGCGGGCGGACTCGCCGTAGTACAAAAAATCCTCGGCGCGGATGCGTCGAGGATTTTTAAAAGCGTT
This window harbors:
- a CDS encoding glycoside hydrolase family 9 protein, with protein sequence MRKHLVAALAFAVPTMAIPLVNQLGFAPESEKTVVIPGNDANPLEVRDMAGNTVLTLEAPMVYDWDYSGEEVQTYDISSIKKPGTYRLYRDGYIGNPVVIGENVYEDLTKAALKWFYYQRAGMALDTRYAGKWARAAGHIDDSVTVYGTDLPTATVVAQSKGKPAPKKADPKIIKSQRGWYDAGDYGKYIVNSGITVFTLLELYEHFPAFMDTLQWNIPREFPKMPSLLEEIRWNLDWMLSMQDKDGAVYHKLTSLKFGSSTMPEIDGAKRYAIEKSLTATLDFAAVMAQASRVYAPFDKAFADRMLKASGAAYYWAKHNPKALYKQPSDVQTGDYTYGGEDGKDEFAFAATELFRATKKKNYLNDLSAYKIRSDGPWWGDVNMLAVYHVALDSADFGAKLGGAARKALLAAANELRAVGDTSAYRLPALPSSWNWGSNSAMANNGIVLLHAYYITGDKSYLDGAQQCLDYLLGKNPIEMTYVTGFGYRSPRNPHHRVSESDFVDDPVPGMLVGGPHLGKQDINLDGKELWKCPNYAVADKPALAYIDNRCSYATNEVAINWNAPLAYLAGALQAIYVGHANAVVK
- a CDS encoding chorismate-binding protein, translating into MQIYANKVFNTPIETIEAFSPNEIKSTLDRLEVLQRQDYYLLGYMRYDLKNIAGDAPLIYFEAFDSFQPFEEKIPNYKIGTIVKPRLSKEEYTQKIDYIKEQIKNGITYEVNYTYPSTLRTNASELDLYQFLLQNQMTPYNAFLQNKYETILSFSPELFFVKRGNKILTKPMKGTLKRGKTSEEDNALQEFLHNDLKNRTENVMIVDLLRNDLGRISKPGTVRADKLFEVEKHKTVFQMTSEISSELKDGTTLYDIINAIYPCGSITGAPKISTMEVISNAEPFPREVYCGAIGYIHGDEMIFSVPIRILQKKQGESEYRYDAGGAITWASTADDEWNETMTKASFLNTDFSLIETGITDFEMHLERLRNSANALGFTWNSDLEKIKFDSSVVNRIELFKDGHFELTTRPIPAPKQDPKVKIVHKVNSSNPFLYHKTSIRLPFPKDVFDEICVNEKGEITEGTFTNIGILKDGIIYTPPIECGLLNGITRQKLLNEGKAKEKNLYPSDLKTAEKIYCFNSVRGIVEVTLDEREHN